In Nocardia sp. NBC_00403, one DNA window encodes the following:
- a CDS encoding TIGR03668 family PPOX class F420-dependent oxidoreductase encodes MSPDEARRRFATSPVARLATASRSGLPHIVPIVFILVDDVVYTSVDAKPKTSTKLRRLANIAANPAVSVLADRYDDDWTQLWWARADGNARIVGSDEERMAKRQLTARYPDYTKQPPPGPVIAVDVHRWSGWSSS; translated from the coding sequence CTGAGTCCCGACGAAGCACGCAGACGGTTCGCGACCAGCCCCGTCGCACGACTGGCGACCGCGTCGAGGTCCGGCCTGCCACACATCGTTCCGATTGTGTTCATCCTGGTCGACGATGTCGTCTACACCAGTGTCGACGCGAAGCCCAAAACGTCCACGAAGTTGCGACGGTTGGCGAACATCGCGGCCAATCCGGCAGTCAGCGTGCTCGCCGACCGCTATGACGACGACTGGACCCAGTTGTGGTGGGCGCGCGCCGACGGCAACGCCCGTATCGTCGGCTCCGACGAGGAGCGAATGGCGAAGCGCCAGTTGACCGCACGCTATCCCGACTACACGAAACAGCCACCGCCGGGACCGGTGATCGCCGTCGATGTCCACCGCTGGTCGGGATGGAGCTCGAGCTGA